A stretch of the Ictidomys tridecemlineatus isolate mIctTri1 chromosome 5, mIctTri1.hap1, whole genome shotgun sequence genome encodes the following:
- the Ltb4r gene encoding leukotriene B4 receptor 1 → MATNTTSPAASSSRGVMLISLLAIILLSIALAVGLPGNSFVVWSILKRMHKRSVTALLVLNLALADLAVLLTAPFFLHFLARGTWSFKVAGCRLCHYICGVSMYASVLFITVMSLDRSLAVARPFMSQKLRTKEIVRPLLAAIWVVSFLLATPVLAYRTVSLGLNNRSLVCFPKYPNERHRAFHLLFEAFTGFLLPFLAVVASYSDIGRRLRARRFRRSRRTGRLVALIILAFAAFWLPYHVVNLAEAFRALAGLRAGSGPAGERLQLARHVLIALAFLSSSVNPVLYACAGGGLLRSAGLGFVAKLLEGTGSEVSSTRRGGTMVQTVKGAILSPEPAPAESITASSEPLQ, encoded by the coding sequence ATGGCCACGAACACTACATCTCCTGCTGCATCCTCCTCACGAGGTGTCATGCTCATATCTCTGTTGGCTATCATCTTACTGTCAATTGCACTGGCTGTGGGGCTTCCTGGCAATAGCTTTGTGGTGTGGAGCATCTTGAAAAGGATGCACAAACGCTCTGTCACTGCCTTGCTGGTGTTGAACCTGGCCTTGGCCGACTTGGCCGTATTGCTCACTGCTCCCTTTTTCCTGCACTTCCTGGCTCGTGGCACCTGGAGTTTCAAAGTGGCCGGCTGCCGGCTGTGCCACTATATCTGTGGAGTCAGCATGTATGCTAGTGTGTTGTTTATTACAGTCATGAGTCTGGACCGGTCACTGGCTGTGGCCCGTCCCTTTATGTCCCAGAAGCTGCGCACCAAAGAGATTGTCCGGCCGTTGTTGGCAGCTATCTGGGTGGTGTCCTTTTTGCTGGCCACGCCAGTTCTTGCATACCGCACGGTGAGTTTGGGATTGAACAACAGGAGCCTGGTGTGCTTCCCGAAGTACCCCAACGAAAGGCACAGGGCATTTCATCTACTCTTCGAGGCCTTCACCGGCTTCCTGCTGCCCTTCCTGGCCGTGGTCGCCAGCTACTCCGACATCGGGCGCAGGCTGCGGGCGCGGCGCTTCCGTCGCAGCCGCCGCACCGGCCGCTTGGTGGCACTCATCATCCTGGCCTTCGCCGCTTTCTGGCTGCCCTACCACGTGGTGAACCTGGCCGAGGCGTTCCGCGCATTAGCCGGTCTGCGCGCTGGGTCGGGTCCCGCCGGGGAGCGGCTGCAGCTGGCCCGCCACGTGCTCATCGCACTGGCCTTCCTGAGCAGCAGCGTGAACCCGGTGCTGTACGCGTGCGCCGGCGGCGGCCTGCTGCGCTCGGCCGGCTTGGGCTTCGTCGCCAAGTTGCTGGAGGGCACCGGCTCTGAGGTGTCCAGCACACGCCGCGGCGGCACCATGGTCCAGACCGTAAAGGGAGCCATTCTCTCTCCGGAGCCTGCACCCGCCGAGAGCATCACGGCCTCCTCTGAGCCTCTCCAATGA
- the Ltb4r2 gene encoding leukotriene B4 receptor 2 → MSVCYRPPGNETLLSWKASRTTGTAFLLLAALLGLPGNGFVVWSLAGWRPARGRPLAATLVLHLALADGSVLLLTPLFVAFLTGQAWPLGQAGCKAVYYVCALSMYASVLLTGLLSLQRCLAVTRPFLAPRLRSPALARRLLLAVWLAALLLAVPAAVYRHLWGDRVCQLCHPSPAHAAAHLSLETLTAFVLPFGLVLGCYSVTLARLRGARWGSGKQGSRVGRLVSAIVLAFGLLWAPYHAVNLLQAVAALAPPEGALARLGGAGQAARAGTTALAFFSSSVNPVLYVFTAGDLLPRAGPRFLTRLFEGSGEARGGSRSREGTMELRTTPRLQVVGPGKGNGDPGGGVERGS, encoded by the coding sequence ATGTCAGTCTGCTACCGGCCCCCTGGGAATGAGACACTGCTGAGCTGGAAGGCCTCACGGACCACTGGAACGGCCTTTCTATTGCTGGCGGCGCTGCTGGGGCTGCCCGGTAATGGCTTCGTAGTGTGGAGTCTGGCTGGCTGGCGGCCCGCACGTGGGCGACCACTGGCGGCCACGCTAGTACTGCACCTGGCACTGGCCGATGGCTCGGTCCTGCTACTCACACCGCTCTTCGTAGCCTTCCTGACCGGGCAAGCCTGGCCGCTGGGCCAGGCGGGCTGCAAGGCTGTGTACTACGTGTGCGCCCTCAGCATGTACGCCAGTGTGCTGCTCACCGGCCTGCTCAGCCTGCAGCGTTGCCTCGCCGTCACCCGCCCCTTCCTGGCACCCCGGTTGCGCAGCCCGGCTCTGGCCCGTCGCCTACTGCTGGCAGTCTGGCTGGCCGCCTTGTTGCTTGCTGTCCCGGCCGCTGTCTACCGCCATCTCTGGGGGGACCGCGTTTGCCAGCTGTGCCACCCGTCGCCCGCCCACGCCGCCGCCCACCTGAGCCTGGAGACTCTGACCGCCTTTGTGCTTCCTTTTGGGCTAGTGCTTGGCTGTTACAGCGTGACGCTGGCGCGGTTGAGGGGCGCCCGCTGGGGGTCTGGGAAGCAGGGGTCGAGGGTGGGCCGGCTGGTGAGCGCCATCGTGCTCGCCTTCGGCTTGCTCTGGGCTCCCTACCACGCAGTCAACCTACTGCAAGCGGTGGCAGCACTCGCTCCACCAGAAGGTGCCTTGGCGAGGCTCGGCGGCGCGGGCCAGGCAGCGCGGGCTGGAACGACAGCCTTGGCCTTCTTCAGCTCTAGCGTCAACCCGGTGCTCTACGTCTTCACCGCTGGGGATCTGCTGCCTCGGGCGGGTCCCCGGTTCCTCACACGGCTCTTCGAGGGCTCTGGAGAAGCCCGAGGGGGAAGTCGCTCTAGGGAGGGTACCATGGAGTTACGAACTACTCCCCGGCTGCAAGTAGTGGGGCCGGGAAAGGGCAATGGAGAcccagggggtggggtggagaggggCAGTTAG